The stretch of DNA TTTCTACTTTCTTCTGATCGTCAATATCTGTAAAGGTACCCACCCAGTTTTTTATGGTATTTCCTTCAAAAATGGGAGACAACCTCAATAAATGATAGCGGTAATCTCCGGTTGCCAGATTTTTGATTCTGGCTTCCAGTTCTAATGCTTTTCCTTTCTTTCTGCATCGCTCGAACTCTTCTTTGATATTAAGATCGTCAGTATGGGTTTCAGGAAAATCCTGATTGCTTTTTGAATATTGATACCATCTGCCATTGACAAAGTCAACGATCCCATCTTCGTTTAAAGTGAAGGCAATTTGCGGAAGACCCTCCAGCATCAGGTGAAAATGATCAATCTTAGATTTCATGGTAACCTGAGATTCTCTTCTCCCCTGCACTTCCATCTGTAGGCTCTGTTGAGTTTTTTTCATCGCAAGATTTTGTTCCTGCAGATGATAGAATGTTTTTACTTTAAGCAAAAGAATTTCTGGATCCACCGGCTTCGTTACATAATCCATTCCACCGGAAGCATAGCCACGGGCAATAAATTTTTTCTCGGTATTAACAGCAGATAAAAATATAATAGGAATTTCTTTCGTTTTACTGTACCCTGCAAATGTTTCGGCCACTTCAAATCCATCCATGCCCGGCATCTGAACATCTAAAATAATTAGGGCATAATTATTTTTCAATGCTTTTCCCAACGCTTCTTCGCCCGAATTAGCCGTATCAACAGGAAAATCTTTGGATTCTAGTAATTTTTTTAACGAGTAAATATTGTTCTGGTTATCATCAACAATTAAGATCATAAAACATGAAAATCTAGTGAATAGTTTATATTTCCTTAAGACCTCAAAAATACTTACAAAATTCCAAAAAATAAGGTATTTTTTTAAGATTATTAAGCTGATAAAATAAAAAATCATTAGTATAACTAATTTCTCATTTAGATATTTTTAAAATAATGATTATTAAGCAGTTAATAATATTCTTTTTCTGTAGCTATGTTTACTTAATTTTAGTATTTAGAGCATAGATCTTTTTCAATGATAAAAATAAAATAAGATCTTCCCGGGTGTTTATTTTCAAAAAATTAAGATCTTTGGATAGAACAGTAATATGAATATCATCTATATAAAAGGTTTGGGTTTGAGGAAATTCCCCAGACTTCCCAAACACTACAAACAGACACAAATGTTGTCATGAAGTATATTAAAAATTAATAGATATGGAAATAAAACCTGTAGAAACGTTTATTGATTATTATGAAAAAATACGAGCAAGAACCATTCGGTTAATCGAAGTTGTTCCTTCGGAATATCTCGATTTCTCTTATAAACCGGGAAAGTTTAGTATCGGAGATCAGATCAGGCATATTGCTGCCATTGAACGGAATATGTACGGTGAAACTATTTCAGGGAGAAAAAGTGCCTACCAGGGCTGTGGAAAAGAATTAGCTGATGGATATGAAGACACCGTAAAGTATTTCAATGAAATGCATACACAAACCTTAGAAATCATTAAAGGACTTTCTGATGAAGATCTTAACCGAAAATGCCTGACCCCGGCCAATCACGAAATATCAATATGGAAATGGCTTCGAGCAATGGTTGAGCACGAAATTCATCACAGAGGAGAACTATACATTTACCTTAATCTTCTTGATGTAAAAACCCCTCAGATTTATGGTTTTTCTGCGGAAGAGGTACAAGAAATGAGTGTCAAGAAATAGAATTTTAGGGCCTCGAATTATATGTAGAAAATTTTATTGCCACGAATGCACGAATCTATATACATAAAAATATAACAAAATAAAGCATGCGCCTCTCTTATTCGTGCATTCGTGGCTATTATCTTAAAACAAATCTGTGTCACAGCCAATAGCTTATCCACTGATTCTATACACACAACGCTGTCCCCCCGAAAGAATATGCTTAATACGTTCTACTTTATACTCTGAACCTATTAAATTCTGAAAATTAGAAAGTTCTGCACGACAAAATCCCTGGCATTCCGTAGCCGCCGCACAAATCGGACAATGGTTTTCTATGAGAAAGTAGTCTTTATCTTCTTTCATCCACTCTGCCATATAGCCCTCTTCACTACGGATCTTTGCTAAAATATCCAACCGCTGTTCCAGAGTTGAAGCCTTATGTAAGGCTTTTTCATATCGTTGATACGTATTTTTTTCCCGGTCATTGATCAGTAAATCCAATGCATTTTCTCCTAACAGATTTTTTACAGATTTGAGAAGCTGTACGGTAATATCAGCGTGGGTATCCGGAAATTGCGATAATCCTTTTTCGGTAAGCATATAATACGTAGAAGGACGTCCAACGCCTTCACTTTTAGCAACGGATTCTATCAAACCTTCCTGCGCCAGGTTTAATAAATGCTTTCTCGCTCCCTCTTTTGTAATCTCTAATTCTTTAGCAATGAGTTGTGAAGTAGCCTCCCCTCTCATTTTTAAAAACATTAGAATACGATCCGCTGCCGGCTTCTTCATTTGACAATATTTAAGTTGTTTTATTTTCTTACAACAAATATAGTCATTTTCTATAATCTCAGATAAAACCCAATAAATACATCATATACAAGAATATATAAGCTTTTTATCAGCAGCAGCATTCATTTAATTAAACAACCTAAAAGTTGTTTAATTAAGAAATTATATTAACTTTGACAGACATTAATCAAGAAAAATAACATAATGAATCATCATGGATCAGAAAATTTTTGTCAATAAAGCAGAAGCCTCAGGAATTATTGCATTTGATCTTCTGGATTATCAACCTTCGATAGAAATCGTAGAACTCGATATCAAAGAACACCTTTTTATGGGAATGATCGTCAAGGAAAAAGAATTTAAAGAATCATTGACAACAATTGATTTCTCCGCCTATGACGGAAAAGCTATTGCGGTAGTTTGCTCTGCAGATGCTATCATCCCACCCTGGGCATATATGCTATTAACAGACAAGCTATCTTCACATGCCAGCTCTATTGATCTTAATAACACTAAGACGGTCCAGCTGGACTTCTGGAAAAAAAATCTAAACAATGCAGATCTTACACTTTATAAAAATCAAAAAGTAGTCATCAGAGCAAGTGCTGATATTGACCCCAGCCTTTATATCTTAGCTACGTCTTTACTAAAGCCATTTGTCAAAAGCCTAATGTATGGCGAAATAGGAATGCCGAAAGTCATCTTTAAAAATTAAAATAAAATGAAAGCAATTATATTTAACGGAGCACTGGAAAGAAGACCACAATCTACTTCAGGACTTATCTCCAGATATTTTACAGAAAAACTTGAAATGCTGGGAATTACCCATGACATTTTCGCCCTTGCAGATTCAGGAATTCCTCTCTATGATATAACCCTTACCAAGACACCTTTAGCCGTAGAGCGTATGGCTCAGCTTTTCCTGGATGCAGATATTCATTTCTGGCTTGCGCCGCTTTATCACGGCAGTATCCCCGGAGTAATGAAAAATTGCCTGGACTGGCTTGAGATCACTGCCGATCAGGAACAGCCTTATCTCACAGATAAAACGGTAGGATTGGTTTGCTGGGCAGATGGCCTGCAGGCTATGCAGGGAGTCAACACGATGGACGCTATTGCTAAATCGTTACGAGCATGGCCATTACCATTCAGCGTTCCGATGATCAGAACTTCTTTATTTGATCATGAAAATAAAATTTCTCCGTTCTATACTGATAAACTCGACAGACTGATTAGTATTGCAACGTCCAATAGGATTGAAAAAATACCTCACTCCAAAGTTTGATTAAAACAAGTGTATTAAGAGTATAAACTTTTGTACCTTTATTAAAGATTTCAAGTAATTGATATTATGGCCATAAGAATAACAGATGCATGCATTAACTGTGGAGCCTGTGAACCTGAGTGTCCCAACTCCGCCATCTATGAAGGTGCCATCGACTGGAGATGGCAGGATAAAACGAAACTTTCGGGAAAAACCATTTTTCCGGATGGAACGGAAGTAGATGCGAGCGCTTACAACGAAGCTATCGCAGATGATATTTATTATATTGTTTCCGGAAAATGTACGGAGTGCAAAGGCTTTCATGAAGAGCCTCAATGCAAAGCCGTATGTCCTGTAGATTGCTGTGTAGATGATCCGGATCACCGTGAAAGCGAAGAGGTACTATTCAGCCGTCAAAGGTTTTTACATCACGTGTAGGATCATTAAAATATGGTTGAGAAGCTATACCAATAAATAGGTTACTGACCTGTTATATTTAAAAACCCCGGAATTATCCGGGGTTTATTATTGATTTAAAAAGTTGCTGAATCCAGGTTTTTGTCGACTAAAATTCCTTTCTCCAGTTTCAGGTTGAATTTCAGATTTCGTTTCGCTTTAAATTTAATAATGAAAAGATTCTCACTCCCATTTAAAGCCTCCTGCTTCCCAATATTTACGAAGGTAGGATACAAAACCTTTTCCTTATCAGAGTGCAGCCTGTCATTGGTTAAATTCTCCATCTTCTTCATATTGAGTGGTTGTATCCCGACAAATTCATAATCCATCATATGATAAGGTATGGCAAAACTTAAAGCATTTACAGATTTCAAACCGGCTCCTTTAACCATTACCTCTATAATTTCATCTTTATTGTAATTCTGTTTGGTTGTGCTTATTTCTATCTTACCTGCAGCTTTTTCAATTTTATCATATCCGACACCTTCATCCAGTTGTGTCGCTACCACCGAAATATCATAAGCATCGATCAGGTTATTCTTATTCACATCACCATTACTCACATAGCCTTCAAAATCTGCATCTCCTTTGCGAAGTCCGGTGTAATTGATGTATGACGTAAGATCATTGCGATCTATCAGCTTGTCATTATTGATGTCTCCAGGCAGATAACTTTCCGTTCCCGGAACTTTGAATACGTACAACTCCCGGCCTGAGCCAAAGTTTCCTACCCCTTCACTTATCGAAATTTTGATAAAACCTGCAGTCGGATGCGTTGTAAAATTAAATACCTTTACTGTATTGTCATTATTCCAGCTGAAGTCTCCTGCCTCCGTCCAGTCTTGTTTATTATTGCTGAAATAGACTTTGCCTTTCAGCAGGTTTCCGTTTTTACCATCTGTCCTCGGTAAATACTCCAATTTATCCAGTTGATTGATTGTTTTCAAATTAATCATAATATCGAAAGGAGTTGCCTTTGCATCCCACTGGGTATGCCATAGATTGCTTTCATCCCTGTCGAATAAGTAGCGGATGCTGTACCCTTTTTCTGCAGGTACGGAAGCATTCCCGGAAATCCCTTTAATCGCAAATTCCAATGGATCGGCTTTTGTTTTTGCTGTAAAGGTTTCCCATCCTGAAAAGCCTTCTTTGTTTGCTGATCTGATTTTAAACGAATATTCAGTTTCCGGTGTTAGCTCATTGAAAAGAAGTTGGTTATTTTTTATCGTTGAATAAATTTGCTTGTCAAATTCGATCTCATAATAATCAGCATTGG from Chryseobacterium piperi encodes:
- a CDS encoding hybrid sensor histidine kinase/response regulator; the protein is MILIVDDNQNNIYSLKKLLESKDFPVDTANSGEEALGKALKNNYALIILDVQMPGMDGFEVAETFAGYSKTKEIPIIFLSAVNTEKKFIARGYASGGMDYVTKPVDPEILLLKVKTFYHLQEQNLAMKKTQQSLQMEVQGRRESQVTMKSKIDHFHLMLEGLPQIAFTLNEDGIVDFVNGRWYQYSKSNQDFPETHTDDLNIKEEFERCRKKGKALELEARIKNLATGDYRYHLLRLSPIFEGNTIKNWVGTFTDIDDQKKVEKEKDEFLSIASHELKTPLTSIKAYMQLLDRKLKLEKDSPEAGYVSKVQNQVEKLNILIGDLLDVSKIENGKLKINKKQANLEKVIRNAIETILQTHESKVKIQHHGSIPDLLIPFDEIRIEQVLINFLTNAIKYSPQNNQVIVTTFADDEEVKVSVTDFGIGIPDFKQEAVFHKFYRVEESSVQFQGMGIGLYICSEIIKQHHGTIGLSSIVGEGSTFYFTLPLN
- a CDS encoding DinB family protein, with translation MEIKPVETFIDYYEKIRARTIRLIEVVPSEYLDFSYKPGKFSIGDQIRHIAAIERNMYGETISGRKSAYQGCGKELADGYEDTVKYFNEMHTQTLEIIKGLSDEDLNRKCLTPANHEISIWKWLRAMVEHEIHHRGELYIYLNLLDVKTPQIYGFSAEEVQEMSVKK
- a CDS encoding helix-turn-helix transcriptional regulator; its protein translation is MKKPAADRILMFLKMRGEATSQLIAKELEITKEGARKHLLNLAQEGLIESVAKSEGVGRPSTYYMLTEKGLSQFPDTHADITVQLLKSVKNLLGENALDLLINDREKNTYQRYEKALHKASTLEQRLDILAKIRSEEGYMAEWMKEDKDYFLIENHCPICAAATECQGFCRAELSNFQNLIGSEYKVERIKHILSGGQRCVYRISG
- a CDS encoding DUF2480 family protein, which translates into the protein MDQKIFVNKAEASGIIAFDLLDYQPSIEIVELDIKEHLFMGMIVKEKEFKESLTTIDFSAYDGKAIAVVCSADAIIPPWAYMLLTDKLSSHASSIDLNNTKTVQLDFWKKNLNNADLTLYKNQKVVIRASADIDPSLYILATSLLKPFVKSLMYGEIGMPKVIFKN
- a CDS encoding NADPH-dependent FMN reductase → MKAIIFNGALERRPQSTSGLISRYFTEKLEMLGITHDIFALADSGIPLYDITLTKTPLAVERMAQLFLDADIHFWLAPLYHGSIPGVMKNCLDWLEITADQEQPYLTDKTVGLVCWADGLQAMQGVNTMDAIAKSLRAWPLPFSVPMIRTSLFDHENKISPFYTDKLDRLISIATSNRIEKIPHSKV
- a CDS encoding 4Fe-4S dicluster domain-containing protein, encoding MAIRITDACINCGACEPECPNSAIYEGAIDWRWQDKTKLSGKTIFPDGTEVDASAYNEAIADDIYYIVSGKCTECKGFHEEPQCKAVCPVDCCVDDPDHRESEEVLFSRQRFLHHV